Proteins found in one Clostridium kluyveri DSM 555 genomic segment:
- a CDS encoding fused DSP-PTPase phosphatase/NAD kinase-like protein: MKKKFSIFMLIIFAVSFMAMSVVYSRGIFNSQNEDEQLRIDSKREDEMPKRFRKTTDTIKEDDDLPNLTGFSSLNESGGAQFTTKNIGLMKKAIGDMPIFIVDLREESHGFINHFAVSWLGEDGKNKGNKGLTKEEVLKDEAKRLNSIKLKEPITIKNKEIIPTKVQSEKELVEKNKMFYVRIPVTDNERPSDEMVDYFIKLVKKFPKDSWVHFHCKAGIGRTTTFMVMYDIMKNGKQVSLEDIMERQVLIGGKNLLKPSYKPGSYSSERSEFIKDFYEYVKENKDGFNTNWSQWVKDKREVGVLDWNIKIA; encoded by the coding sequence ATGAAGAAAAAATTTAGCATATTTATGTTGATTATATTTGCAGTATCATTTATGGCAATGTCTGTAGTATATTCTAGAGGTATTTTTAACTCACAAAATGAAGATGAGCAGCTTAGAATAGATTCTAAGAGAGAAGATGAGATGCCAAAAAGATTTAGAAAGACCACAGATACTATTAAAGAGGATGACGATCTTCCTAATTTAACTGGGTTTTCTTCATTAAATGAATCAGGGGGTGCGCAGTTTACTACAAAAAATATAGGACTTATGAAAAAGGCTATAGGCGATATGCCTATATTTATAGTAGATTTGAGAGAAGAATCCCATGGATTTATCAATCATTTTGCAGTGAGCTGGCTAGGAGAAGATGGGAAAAATAAAGGAAATAAAGGATTGACAAAGGAAGAAGTATTAAAGGATGAAGCTAAGAGATTGAATAGTATTAAATTAAAGGAACCAATTACCATAAAAAATAAAGAAATTATACCTACTAAGGTACAAAGTGAAAAAGAGTTAGTAGAAAAGAATAAAATGTTTTATGTAAGAATACCTGTTACTGACAATGAAAGACCTAGTGATGAAATGGTAGACTATTTTATAAAATTGGTAAAAAAGTTCCCTAAAGACAGTTGGGTGCACTTTCATTGTAAAGCTGGTATTGGAAGAACCACTACTTTTATGGTGATGTATGATATCATGAAAAATGGTAAACAGGTAAGTTTAGAGGATATAATGGAAAGGCAGGTCTTAATTGGAGGAAAAAATCTTCTTAAGCCTTCTTATAAACCGGGAAGTTATTCTTCAGAAAGATCTGAATTTATAAAAGATTTTTATGAATATGTAAAAGAAAACAAGGATGGATTTAATACCAACTGGTCTCAATGGGTAAAAGATAAAAGAGAGGTAGGCGTATTGGATTGGAATATAAAAATAGCATAA
- a CDS encoding polysaccharide deacetylase family protein: MEYKNSIIINSIVFIIMVFAAVNLNVTIVMAENTKQNTGKSISADEKKIIYLTFDDGPSNITNNILNILKEKNVKATFFVIGNQIPDNENIIRRIASEGHSIGLHTYTHKYGNIYKSSDNFIKEMNITGDMVKKITGLESHIIRFPGGSRKHLNNKLLQKLHENKFKIYDWNIQASDGINAKTSPYKIFKETTTNPENLNSIILLMHCDYMHKNTCIALPKVIDYYKNEGYEFKIITEDTEELYFPISTKRTSGFFKKILTN, from the coding sequence TTGGAATATAAAAATAGCATAATAATAAATAGTATAGTATTTATTATTATGGTTTTTGCAGCGGTGAATTTAAATGTAACTATAGTTATGGCAGAGAATACAAAACAAAATACAGGAAAATCCATAAGTGCCGATGAAAAAAAGATTATTTATCTAACTTTTGATGATGGTCCCAGTAATATAACCAATAATATCTTGAATATATTGAAAGAAAAAAATGTAAAGGCTACATTTTTCGTTATAGGAAATCAAATACCAGATAATGAGAATATAATAAGGAGAATCGCAAGTGAGGGACATAGTATAGGGCTTCATACCTATACTCATAAATATGGTAATATTTATAAGAGTAGTGATAATTTCATTAAGGAGATGAATATTACAGGGGATATGGTTAAAAAGATTACAGGATTGGAAAGTCATATAATAAGATTTCCAGGCGGCAGCAGAAAACATTTAAATAATAAACTTTTACAGAAATTACATGAAAATAAATTTAAAATATATGACTGGAACATACAAGCTTCCGATGGAATTAATGCTAAAACATCTCCTTATAAAATATTTAAAGAGACTACCACTAATCCAGAAAACCTTAATTCAATTATACTTTTAATGCACTGTGATTATATGCATAAAAATACTTGCATTGCTCTTCCTAAAGTAATAGATTATTATAAAAATGAGGGATATGAATTTAAAATTATAACAGAAGATACTGAAGAGCTATATTTTCCTATATCTACTAAAAGAACTTCAGGATTCTTTAAAAAAATACTTACAAATTAA
- a CDS encoding GxGYxYP domain-containing protein — protein MKLKYKLNKIFTIVIIFTLCINIFNSGASASSLHSYYIKNPKKPTHLYAIYENNLTPEERTMIATLQGVISNSSYSQIYILSKSHPDYNIWLDDLKQNHGVTYDIVKDPWYLLDKFKSYVKGYVLYSNSSSKDPSINNACSLAALKNCIAIDESIENKLRDHGIKKLKGDCRNTDKYWAYNNLWNSKLSHSIVIELSPNKSTALRDYAIMSKCLVFYEDTPKEFPLRDKVFSSMEKDSICLGWGPDEYENVQEASKHGVSIVPADWSYNLTVLSAFPCQTLTRKNNSSNSFPKENTHFVTFIMSDGDNQQWTLGNNYSSKKWYGSPSRGKFNMGFTISPSLYELAPTVFKLYYKSASQKDYNDNFIVSPSGAGYMYPSKLKEDALELNIKRLNNYMKNVDQKYISILDNWSFDNIALWDKYTVYPNIQGIFYLNYHRQDDYKGKILWSNGKPIVSCRNLLWSKLEGNNTLVEKINSYADKGYTDITNPNSYTFVYVHAWSKTMDDIEKVISELNKNSKIKVVTPDTFMELIKTNIKH, from the coding sequence TTGAAATTAAAATATAAACTTAACAAAATTTTTACCATAGTTATTATTTTTACCCTATGTATCAATATATTTAATTCAGGTGCAAGTGCTTCTTCTCTGCACTCCTATTATATAAAGAACCCTAAAAAACCTACTCACCTTTACGCAATATATGAAAATAATTTAACTCCAGAAGAAAGGACAATGATAGCTACTCTGCAGGGAGTAATATCAAATAGTTCATATTCCCAGATATATATTTTAAGCAAAAGTCACCCAGATTACAATATATGGCTGGATGATTTAAAACAAAATCATGGGGTAACTTATGACATAGTAAAGGATCCCTGGTATTTGCTGGACAAATTCAAATCATATGTAAAGGGATATGTACTTTATAGTAATTCTTCTTCTAAAGATCCTTCAATAAATAATGCCTGCTCTCTAGCAGCTTTAAAAAATTGCATAGCCATTGATGAATCCATAGAAAATAAGCTTAGAGATCATGGTATAAAAAAATTGAAAGGTGATTGCAGAAATACCGATAAATACTGGGCCTACAATAATCTATGGAATTCTAAATTAAGCCACTCTATTGTGATTGAACTGTCTCCAAATAAAAGCACAGCTTTAAGGGATTATGCCATAATGAGTAAATGTCTTGTATTTTATGAAGACACACCTAAAGAATTTCCCCTACGGGACAAAGTATTTAGCTCCATGGAGAAGGACTCCATTTGTTTAGGCTGGGGGCCAGATGAATATGAAAATGTACAAGAAGCTTCAAAACACGGCGTAAGCATAGTTCCTGCAGACTGGTCCTATAATTTAACTGTACTTAGTGCATTTCCATGCCAAACTTTAACTCGAAAAAATAACTCTTCAAATAGTTTTCCTAAAGAGAACACTCATTTTGTTACATTTATTATGTCAGATGGAGATAATCAACAGTGGACTCTTGGAAACAATTATAGCTCTAAAAAGTGGTATGGCTCTCCCAGCCGTGGCAAATTCAACATGGGATTCACCATAAGTCCTTCTCTATACGAACTGGCTCCTACTGTATTTAAGCTGTATTATAAAAGTGCTTCCCAAAAGGATTACAATGACAACTTTATTGTATCTCCTTCTGGAGCAGGTTACATGTATCCCAGTAAACTTAAAGAAGATGCCCTTGAATTAAATATTAAAAGGTTAAATAATTATATGAAAAATGTAGATCAAAAATATATTTCAATTTTAGATAATTGGTCTTTTGATAATATAGCTCTATGGGATAAGTATACCGTATATCCCAATATACAGGGCATATTTTATTTAAATTATCACAGACAGGACGACTATAAAGGAAAAATACTGTGGAGCAATGGTAAACCAATAGTTTCATGTAGAAATCTTCTATGGTCGAAATTAGAAGGGAACAACACCTTAGTTGAAAAAATTAATTCTTATGCAGATAAAGGATATACTGATATAACTAATCCCAACTCCTATACTTTTGTATATGTACACGCCTGGAGTAAAACTATGGATGATATCGAAAAGGTTATAAGTGAATTAAATAAAAATTCTAAAATAAAAGTGGTTACTCCTGACACCTTTATGGAACTTATAAAAACTAATATTAAACATTGA
- the proS gene encoding proline--tRNA ligase yields MKLDKKLVEQITSRDEDFAKWYTDIVKKAELADYSSVRGCMIIRPYAYAMWEHIQGYLDRRFKETGHENVYMPLFIPESLLEKEKDHVEGFAPEVAWVTQGGNEELTEKLCVRPTSETLFCEHYAKIVQSYKDLPKLYNQWCSVVRWEKTTRPFLRTTEFLWQEGHTIHATKEEAEEETIRMLNIYEELCREMLAIPVLKGQKTESEKFAGGEATYTIESLMHDGKALQSGTSHYFGQNFAKPFEMQYLDKNGKLQYVYQTSWGITTRIIGALIMVHGDDNGLVVPPRIAPLQVIIVPIAQHKEGVLEKADELKEELSKIVRVKIDDSDKMPGWKFSEHEMKGVPIRLEVGPKDIAKNQVVLVRRDTREKIMVPMSNLCDEVPALLDNIHNSMLKKAEMFIKENTHNAVDMEEFKAIQNNKKGFIKAMWCGDARCEEKIKELTGATSRCIPFNQEHISDNCVCCGKKADKLVYWGRAY; encoded by the coding sequence ATTAAATTGGATAAAAAATTGGTAGAGCAAATAACATCCAGAGATGAGGATTTTGCTAAGTGGTATACTGATATTGTGAAAAAGGCAGAGCTGGCTGACTACTCAAGTGTAAGGGGATGTATGATAATAAGACCTTATGCTTATGCCATGTGGGAACATATCCAGGGCTATCTGGATAGAAGATTTAAAGAGACAGGTCATGAAAATGTATATATGCCCCTTTTTATTCCAGAGTCACTTCTTGAGAAGGAAAAAGATCATGTAGAAGGATTTGCTCCTGAAGTTGCCTGGGTTACTCAGGGAGGGAATGAAGAACTTACAGAAAAATTATGTGTGAGACCTACTTCAGAAACTTTATTTTGTGAACATTATGCTAAAATAGTTCAATCTTATAAGGATCTTCCAAAGTTATATAATCAATGGTGTTCTGTGGTAAGATGGGAAAAAACTACAAGGCCTTTTTTGAGAACTACTGAATTTCTGTGGCAGGAAGGTCATACAATACATGCTACTAAAGAAGAAGCAGAAGAAGAAACTATAAGGATGCTTAATATATATGAAGAACTATGCAGAGAAATGCTGGCTATTCCTGTTTTAAAAGGACAGAAAACTGAAAGTGAGAAATTTGCAGGTGGAGAAGCCACATATACCATAGAATCATTAATGCATGATGGAAAAGCGCTGCAATCCGGTACATCCCATTATTTCGGCCAAAATTTTGCAAAACCTTTTGAAATGCAATATTTAGATAAAAACGGTAAATTGCAGTATGTGTATCAAACTTCCTGGGGAATAACCACTCGTATTATAGGAGCTCTTATAATGGTACATGGAGATGACAATGGATTGGTAGTTCCGCCAAGAATAGCTCCCCTGCAGGTAATAATAGTTCCTATAGCACAGCATAAGGAGGGAGTGCTTGAGAAGGCAGATGAATTAAAAGAGGAATTAAGTAAAATTGTACGGGTAAAAATTGATGATAGTGATAAAATGCCAGGGTGGAAATTTAGTGAACATGAAATGAAAGGTGTACCTATTCGTTTAGAGGTGGGACCTAAGGATATTGCAAAAAATCAGGTAGTACTCGTAAGGAGAGATACTAGGGAGAAGATAATGGTACCTATGAGCAATCTTTGTGATGAAGTACCAGCGTTATTGGATAATATTCATAATTCTATGTTAAAAAAAGCAGAGATGTTTATAAAAGAAAATACACATAATGCTGTAGATATGGAAGAATTTAAGGCTATACAAAATAATAAAAAAGGTTTTATAAAAGCCATGTGGTGTGGGGATGCCAGGTGTGAAGAGAAAATTAAAGAACTTACTGGTGCAACTTCAAGGTGTATTCCGTTTAATCAGGAACATATTTCAGATAATTGTGTATGTTGTGGAAAGAAAGCAGATAAATTAGTTTATTGGGGCAGGGCATATTAA